One Saimiri boliviensis isolate mSaiBol1 chromosome 17, mSaiBol1.pri, whole genome shotgun sequence genomic window carries:
- the SPEM2 gene encoding uncharacterized protein SPEM2 codes for MENQLWDNTLGCRNQYQENPQAAEDILLLLLGLVVLVNIGINVATMMWHGLQNALDKLIDWTPQKNEVQASESPLSGPPNKAQDIHIHCILDPVQVKMAPSTWPSSSSCCHFSGPHSSSRLRGRRRRRRRCRRCHRCCCNHQQQPQNYRQIPHRRSAFGNPHRGRKMSQLHGVPFFDREDPDSSLEVEDGLSFPHPKCPRWGWGGFYQKAGLPSNVGLWGHQGGILASLPPPSLYLSPELHRMPRRVEAKSELRLQSYGPHGSQSRLWGNVEAEQWASSPPPPRRLPPNPCWVPVGHGPYPSVGWTLYDSRDQRRRGMEGFEPPAALVSRNARPQARGYREHHSPQSHRRTLLCHAHGPSSCSPHPSTEHLGYSSRDPHEVRCRAADWAEALPARGPLTASASLTILDTASHQRNPAPSSARLPHSSQPQPKVQAADPAPPPTMFVPLSRNPGGHADYQVYDSLELKRQVQKSRARSSSLPPASTFASRPSLHRTRKLN; via the exons ATGGAAAACCAGCTATGGGATAACACCCTGGGATGTCGCAATCAATACCAAGAAAACCCCCAGGCTGCTGAGGACATCTTACTCCTGCTGCTGGGCCTTGTCGTTCTTGTCAACATTGGCATCAATGTGGCCACTATG ATGTGGCATGGACTCCAGAATGCCTTGGACAAGTTGATTGACTGGACTCCTCAGAAAA ATGAAGTTCAGGCCAGTGAAAGCCCCCTCAGTGGTCCCCCAAACAAGGCTCAGGACATCCACATCCACTGCATCCTGGACCCTGTACAGGTGAAGATGGCCCCATCCACGtggccttcctcttcctcctgctgccaCTTCTCCGGCCCTCACAGTAGCAGTCGTCTTCGTGgtcgtcgccgccgccgccgccgatgCCGCCGCTGTCACCGTTGCTGCTGCAACCACCAGCAGCAGCCGCAGAACTACAGACAAATCCCCCACAGGCGCTCGGCCTTCGGTAACCCACATCGAGGCCGAAAGATGTCACAACTGCACGGGGTGCCCTTCTTTGATCGGGAGGACCCAGATTCCTCTCTGGAGGTGGAGGACGGCCTGTCCTTCCCACATCCCAAGTGCCCacgctggggctggggtgggttTTATCAGAAAGCGGGCCTGCCCTCCAATGTGGGGCTGTGGGGCCACCAGGGTGGAATCCTGGCCAGTCTGCCACCGCCCTCTCTCTACCTGTCACCTGAGCTGCACCGCATGCCCAGGCGTGTAGAGGCCAAGTCCGAGCTGAGGCTGCAATCCTACGGGCCCCATGGTTCCCAGTCCCGACTGTGGGGCAATGTGGAGGCTGAGCAGTGGGCCTCGTCTCCGCCACCTCCCCGCCGGCTGCCCCCTAACCCCTGTTGGGTCCCTGTGGGGCACGGCCCTTACCCTTCAGTGGGCTGGACGCTGTATGACTCCCGGGATCAGCGGCGTCGTGGCATGGAGGGCTTTGAGCCCCCTGCTGCCTTGGTGTCCCGGAACGCCCGGCCCCAGGCCCGGGGCTACCGGGAGCACCACTCCCCACAGTCCCACCGGCGGACCCTGCTTTGTCACGCTCACGGCCCGTCCAGCTGCAGCCCCCACCCATCCACAGAACACTTAGGCTACAGCTCCCGGGACCCCCATGAGGTGCGGTGCCGGGCAGCCGACTGGGCTGAGGCTCTGCCTGCGCGGGGTCCTCTgactgcctccgcctccctgacGATCTTGGACACAGCCTCTCACCAACGGAACCCAGCTCCAAGCTCGGCGCGGCTCCCCCATTCCTCCCAGCCGCAGCCCAAAGTCCAGGCTGCAGATCCTGCCCCACCCCCGACCATGTTCGTCCCACTCAGCCGGAATCCAGGGGGCCATGCTGACTACCAGGTGTACGACAGCCTGGAGCTGAAGCGGCAGGTGCAGAAGAGCAGAGCCAGGTCCAGCTCACTGCCACCAGCTTCCACCTTCGCCTCGAGGCCCTCTCTGCACAGGACCAGGAAACTCAACTGA
- the SPEM3 gene encoding LOW QUALITY PROTEIN: uncharacterized protein SPEM3 (The sequence of the model RefSeq protein was modified relative to this genomic sequence to represent the inferred CDS: deleted 1 base in 1 codon) translates to MGEPDYHRAQVCSGTNPKKCQDLGDSILLLLGSFILLNVWINVVTLLWKYLKSSLRILFHHFFPKDKQPSGIDSHPVCICSSADPKNLCLKVSSRVHHRPGFLLRHVNHFDSWIPDTKDKKVSRCCWMSPKCGCARTPRESPWGLCKEEMMGAGEAPQATASKAQVSLLSKPETSSQFPKTTKLDMGPRHLPQESKTKTPDSVPAQAPAQAQIRSPAHTPVHTPTHPQTHSMAHTSVHTPAYSRTHSKAHTPEGTHSQALDTSAQAQAHTSAPAPAQALAHNQAYIPAPTPTQALAHTQAQTSAQAQTHSQLHIPEHTHSQAHSPEDTSAHAPAHSQAQVPMPVPAHLQAHALEHTSAHSPAYSPGHSHPGRSSVPVSASDPPPPGTLAPATTPVLAPTPAPVPASAPALVMALTTTTIPAPVPAPTPAPITAPTPSIPPAFSHGLSTGHVVYDARRAKQNFCHMCSPKDPGYSRKDLGTLFRPQEGQDLVSSGISEQTKQCSGDSAEPPAGSILGYLELGNMEWKTSDDAKDKCSQTKTFPYCSFHPCSSENTDSQAPVYPKFLVYSQDTACAKPCFHSATTAQSSLCTLPSPCTLSLPLVPPRSFVPPQPTNYQKPSTLVQTPTVLPTSKTPQSNTTCPAPIPSPFATSSQPLIQPQCPECQESLGLTQDSGLQRTRCPTKDSRVPRNLDLTQNLDLHKNPGLTQDPGLHKKPGLAQNPGLHKFPGLSQDSYLCQNPSPSQDFGLHENSGITQDSHPQKNTGLTQEVGILRSSCLTQPSGLHKKTPFTQTSDLQRSSGFMQDSGVYKNLEPNQETVVYKSQDLSQATDHQKNPRPSKDPGGHKNTCNVQDPGIGSTPGLTEDSGSRKGPYFAQDSEVNKSSGLIQESCLHKSPGLVQTSDLPKCSGLTQDSGNYKSPGLIQDSGGRKVQGLDEDSNLRKSPSLTQATKGERRFSPPQDVGVYRSSEHNQDSNLHKYPGIHQDPGPHKELALAQDSGHPKISGFPQEPGPYKNSCFIPDPGLHKNPSPALGSGCAQLLSPLQNPKSTLSMMKSLVPEKAAQKEDTQQHVVWAPVQLNRNSCSSKVVYNDPQTFSEVPVLIELQSFSQRAGSQHWVYRPVGTVPSGYQNYRQMSMPPQINWKAHYPGPGIRAGHVVFDARKRQLAVGKDKCEALSPRRLRQEAPSNSGKPPRSGDFRM, encoded by the exons ATGGGTGAGCCAGACTATCACAGAGCCCAGGTGTGCTCTGGCACCAACCCCAAAAAGTGCCAGGACTTAGGAGACtcaattcttcttcttctgggCAGCTTCATCTTGCTCAACGTGTGGATCAATGTGGTGACTCTG CTCTGGAAGTATCTGAAGAGCTCCTTGCGGATTCTTTTCCATCACTTTTTTCCCAAAG ACAAGCAACCCAGCGGCATAGACAGCCATCCCGTATGTATTTGCTCCTCCGCGGATCCCAAGAACCTGTGCTTGAAAGTCTCTTCCCGTGTCCATCATCGCCCAGGCTTCCTGCTCAGGCATGTTAACCACTTTGACTCCTGGATACCAGACACGAAGGATAAGAAGGTTTCTAGGTGTTGCTGGATGTCACCTAAATGTGGATGTGCCAGGACTCCCAGGGAGTCTCCATGGGGACTGTGCAAGGAGGAGATGATGGGAGCTGGGGAGGCCCCTCAGGCGACCGCCTCTAAGGCTCAAGTGTCCTTGCTCTCGAAGCCAGAGACATCTTCCCAGTTCCCAAAGACGACCAAGCTGGACATGGGCCCACGCCACTTGCCCCAAGAGAGCAAGACTAAGACCCCAGACTCtgtcccagcccaggccccagctCAGGCCCAGATCCGTTCCCCAGCCCACACCCCTGTacacacccccacccacccccagacCCATTCCATGGCCCACACCTCTGTGCACACCCCTGCCTATTCCCGGACACACTCCAAGGCCCACACCCCTGAGGGCACCCACTCCCAGGCCCTGGACACCTCCGCCCAGGCCCAAGCCCACACCTCGGCCCCTGCCCCAGCTCAGGCTCTGGCCCACAACCAAGCTTACATCCCAGCTCCTACCCCAACCCAGGCCCTAGCTCACACTCAAGCCCAGACCTCAGCCCAGGCCCAAACTCACTCTCAGCTCCACATCCCTGAGCATACACACTCCCAGGCCCACAGCCCTGAGGACACCTCAGCCCATGCCCCAGCCCACTCCCAAGCCCAGGTTCCTATGCCTGTCCCAGCCCACCTCCAGGCCCATGCCCTTGAGCACACCTCAGCCCATTCTCCGGCATATAGCCCAGGCCACTCTCATCCAGGCCGAAGCTCggttcctgtctcagcctctgaccCACCTCCTCCCGGAACTCTTGCCCCAGCCACTACTCCTGTCCTAGCTCCTACACCAGCCCCTGTCCCAGCCTCTGCCCCAGCACTGGTCATGGCCCTGACTACCACTACCATCCCTGCTCCTGTCCCTGCCCCCACACCTGCCCCTATCACAGCTCCTACACCCTCTATCCCACCTGCCTTCAGCCATGGCCTCTCCACTGGCCATGTGGTCTATGATGCCCGCAGGGCAAAGCAGAACTTCTGCCATATGTGCAGCCCGAAGGACCCTGGGTATTCCAGAAAAGACTTGGGTACCCTTTTCAGGCCCCAAGAGGGTCAGGACCTGGTGAGTTCTGGTATATCTGAGCAAACAAAGCAATGCAGTGGGGACAGTGCCGAGCCTCCTGCAGGATCCATACTGGGCTACCTGGAGCTGGGGAATATGGAATGGAAGACCTCAGACGATGCCAAAGATAAGTGCTCCCAGACCAAGACTTTCCCTTACTGCAGCTTTCATCCTTGCAGTTCCGAGAACACAGACTCCCAGGCTCCAGTCTACCCCAAATTCCTTGTCTACTCCCAGGATACTGCATGTGCCAAGCCTTGCTTTCATTCTGCAACCACTGCCCAGAGCTCACTGTGCACCCTTCCTTCACCATGCACTCTTTCCCTGCCGCTCGTTCCTCCCAGATCCTTTGTCCCTCCTCAACCCACCAACTATCAGAAGCCCTCCACCTTAGTACAAACCCCTACAGTTCTCCCAACTTCCAAGACTCCTCAGTCTAACACCACTTGCCCagcccccatcccttccccattcGCCACCAGTTCCCAACCCCTGATCCAACCCCAATGCCCTGAATGTCAAGAGAGTCTAGGCCTTACCCAAGATTCTGGCCTTCAAAGGACCCGATGCCCTACAAAAGACTCCAGAGTTCCCAGGAATCTGGACCTTACCCAAAACCTAGACCTCCACAAAAACCCAGGCCTTACCCAAGATCCAGGCCTCCACAAGAAACCAGGTCTTGCTCAAAATCCAGGCCTCCACAAATTCCCAGGCCTTTCCCAAGATTCTTATCTCTGCCAGAATCCAAGCCCTTCCCAAGACTTTGGTCTTCATGAGAATTCAGGCATTACTCAAGATTCCCACCCCCAAAAGAACACAGGTCTGACTCAGGAAGTTGGTATCCTTAGGAGCTCATGTCTCACCCAACCCTCTGGCCTACACAAGAAAACACCATTTACCcaaacttctgaccttcagaGGAGTTCAGGCTTTATGCAAGACTCTGGAGTCTACAAAAATCTTGAACCAAACCAAGAGACTGTAGTCTACAAAAGTCAAGATCTCTCCCAAGCAACTGACCACCAAAAGAACCCACGCCCTTCTAAAGATCCTGGAGGTCACAAGAATACCTGCAATGTCCAAGATCCAGGAATTGGTAGTACCCCAGGCCTTACAGAAGATTCCGGATCCCGGAAGGGTCCATACTTTGCCCAAGACTCTGAAGTCAACAAGAGCTCAGGACTTATCCAGGAATCTTGTCTCCACAAGAGCCCAGGCCTCGTCCAAAcctctgacctcccaaagtgttcaggCCTTACGCAAGACTCAGGAAACTACAAGAGTCCAGGCCTTATCCAAGACAGTGGTGGCCGCAAAGTTCAAGGCCTTGATGAAGATTCCAACCTCCGTAAGAGTCCCAGCCTTACCCAAGCCACTAAAGGTGAAAGAAGATTTAGCCCTCCGCAAGATGTTGGAGTTTACAGGAGCTCAGAACATAACCAGGACTCTAATCTCCACAAGTACCCGGGAATTCATCAAGATCCTGGCCCGCATAAAGAGCTAGCCCTTGCCCAAGACTCTGGCCACCCCAAGATTTCAGGCTTTCCCCAGGAACCCGGCCCCTACAAGAACTCATGCTTTATCCCAGATCCTGGCCTCCACAAGAACCCAAGCCCTGCCCTAGGTTCTGGCTGTGCTCAGCTTTTGTCCCCACTTCAGAATCCAAAGTCCACACTGTCCATGATGAAGTCACTTGTGCCTGAGAAGGCTGCTCAGAAGGAGGACACCCAGCAGCATGTCGTCTGGGCTCCTGTCCAACTCAACCGGAACTCCTGCTCTTCCAAGGTGGTCTACAACGACCCGCAGACCTTCTCAGAGGTACCTGTACTCATTGAGCTGCAGTCATTCTCCCAGCGGGCAGGCAGCCAGCACTGGGTGTACCGCCCTGTGGGTACAGTTCCTTCAGGCTACCAGAACTATCGTCAGATGTCTATGCCTCCCCAGATCAACTGGAAGGCCCACTACCCTGGACCAGGCATCCGGGCAGGACATGTGGTTTTTGATGCCCGTAAGAGACAGTTGGCCGTGGGCAAGGACAAGTGTGAAGCTCTGAGTCCCAGGCGCCTTCGTCAAGAGGCACCTAGCAACTCA GGGAAACCACCAAGGAGTGGGGATTTCAGAATGTGA